The following proteins are co-located in the Apium graveolens cultivar Ventura chromosome 5, ASM990537v1, whole genome shotgun sequence genome:
- the LOC141659658 gene encoding bidirectional sugar transporter N3-like, translated as MALLSAHWTLVFGLLGNVVSFMVFLAPIPTFYKVYKKKSTEGFQSVPYVVGLFSAMLWIYYALLKSNTLLLITINSVGCVFQTIYICIFLIYAPRNARIQTLKLLAAMNVVGFGLIVLLTQFVAKGAAQRVMIVGWICLVFSLCVFVAPLCVVRQVIRTKSVEYMPFLLSFCLTLSAVMWFFYGLLLKDCNIAVPNVLGFTFGILQMVLYMIYKNSKKNTIEAKKLPEMYQDDPVIIIDDEKLPELKAKIDDVMRLSAMVCSEMRPETKNSNENELDMIEIQVVVPKKQSIAVA; from the exons ATGGCTCTTTTATCTGCTCATTGGACTCTTGTATTTGGTCTTCTAG GTAACGTCGTCTCCTTTATGGTCTTTCTTGCACCAAT ACCGACATTCTACAAAGTTTACAAGAAGAAATCAACTGAAGGGTTTCAATCAGTTCCTTATGTTGTTGGATTGTTCAGTGCCATGCTATGGATCTATTATGCATTGCTCAAATCCAACACTCTCCTCCTCATCACCATCAACTCAGTTGGTTGTGTCTTTCAGACTATCTACATCTGCATCTTCCTCATTTACGCTCCTCGGAACGCTAGG ATCCAGACCTTGAAACTACTAGCTGCAATGAACGTTGTCGGATTTGGATTGATCGTTCTGTTAACTCAATTTGTTGCGAAAGGAGCAGCACAGCGTGTAATGATTGTTGGTTGGATTTGCCTTGTCTTTTCTCTATGCGTCTTTGTTGCTCCCCTATGCGTCGTG AGACAAGTGATCCGAACCAAAAGCGTGGAGTATATGCCATTCCTTTTATCTTTCTGTCTCACTTTAAGTGCTGTTATGTGGTTCTTCTATGGCCTCCTACTCAAAGACTGCAACATTGCC GTTCCAAACGTGCTCGGATTTACTTTCGGAATTCTTCAAATGGTTTTATACATGATCTACAAAAATTCGAAGAAAAATACGATCGAGGCCAAAAAACTTCCAGAAATGTATCAAGATGATCCAGTGATTATAATCGATGACGAGAAGCTTCCGGAGTTGAAAGCCAAGATAGATGATGTGATGAGGCTGAGCGCCATGGTTTGTTCGGAGATGAGGCCGGAAACCAAGAATTCGAACGAGAATGAGCTTGACATGATCGAAATTCAAGTTGTGGTGCCTAAAAAACAATCCATTGCAGTCGCTTAA